In Methanotorris formicicus Mc-S-70, a single window of DNA contains:
- a CDS encoding ArsR/SmtB family transcription factor: MNFKINEGEKLSLGKIVKMGDALSNPIRIKILYLLNQRPWNIYELAKELNLSRPVVYAHLKKLEDANLVESDLVLEDVRAKRIYKAKKFRFEIDNDTIDKLFE; the protein is encoded by the coding sequence ATGAATTTTAAAATTAATGAGGGAGAAAAACTCTCATTGGGAAAAATTGTGAAGATGGGCGATGCTTTATCAAATCCAATAAGGATTAAAATTCTCTACTTATTAAATCAAAGACCTTGGAACATATATGAATTAGCAAAGGAACTTAATCTATCGAGACCTGTTGTTTATGCCCATTTAAAAAAATTGGAAGACGCTAACTTAGTTGAGAGTGATTTGGTTTTAGAGGATGTTAGGGCAAAAAGAATATACAAAGCAAAGAAATTTAGATTTGAGATAGATAATGATACCATAGATAAATTATTTGAGTGA